TAGAAAAGGAAAATAGTAAAGAGATTGAGTGAAAGTAATGCACTGCCTAGGCGGATCCATGATGCTGCCGTACGGCATTGCCGTGTTTGGCCTGTGCTTTGGTGCGAGGCATATGTCCATGGTCGAACACGAACACGGTTTTGCTTGCCCATAGGCGTGAAGGAGGGTGAGCTTCTCGGAAGTTGCCTGGCAAGATCGGACGGGCCAAGTCAAGGCCAGCCCCACGCAGAGTGTACGAAACAACCGAGCCAGAGCAAGCTCGCTCACTTCACTCTCACAAGAAACCTccttggcggcggcggggcctacGCGCTCGTGCTCCTGCCGGCCCCGGCCCTGCTCAAAACCCCGGCCAGCCGGCCGGCCGCGTGGTGCCTCTGACTCCTCTAGCCGACCGCGCAATGCAGAACATTTTGGGGTGGCTCGCGCACGGCGGCGCCGTCCAGCTCCCGCGGGCCAGCCATCCGGTCGTCCACCCGGCTCCGCCGCCTCCCGTTCCGGATGCGCCGCCGCAGCCGCAGGGACAAGGCCCGcccccggctccggctccggctccagctccGGCTCCGGCCCCGGCCCCGGCGGCAGAGGGAGAGATACAGGAGGTGGCCCCGGCTGCGGCGGCAGACGGACAGGGGCAGGCGGTGgccccggctccggctccggctgcgGCGGCGGAGGTGGAGGACGCGAACGCGAACGCGCCGCCGCCCGGGGTGGTGATGGTGGACCTGATGGGGGCGCCGGGCACGCGCTGGGGGCTCGGCACCCGCCTCGTGCAGGCGCTCCTCGCGGCCGCCGCCATGGGCTTCATGGCCTCCACCGACGACTTCAGCGAGGTCACCGCCTTCCGGTTAGTGCCCCCTTCCCTCTCCACATCTTCTTTCTCCCCCCAACCCCCTAGGGTCTCGATCCACGGCCCGGCTGCCATTTCTCATTTACAGTAGCACTGAAAGCAGATCGATCCCTCGTTGCCAATTTCGGAACAGATGCCCTGTGAGCTGGGGTTTTCTCAATTTCAGCTAAGAAAGAATTCAGGGATTCATCCATATTAGCTGCCCAAATTTCTAGACCCTGTCTGCTCACCTGTTAGTAGTGCTTCTGTAGTTACATGGTTGGAATTGGGATGGTTTTTTATCTTCCCTTGAATTCCTTTTGGTCTTAGTAGTACCACACAGTAACAAAATTGGGATGATTTCAGTTTCAGGTTCAGGGTTTCTGTTGACACATAACTAGCAAGCATCAACACAGAATTTTAGCACCATGCCAATTCACCAAACAAGAACCACTTCTTAAACTTAGTAAAACAACACCATGCCATGTAGAATTAACTCGGCAGTGATCAGGACTAGCAAGCAAGAGTACTGTTTTCTTTTTTATAAAATGCTGATTACTACGTACTAAGTACTCGTATTTCACATCCAAGCTGAAGGAATCTTACAAGCACATACTCCAACTTGCAAATAGTGCGGACTTTCCACCATAAGTTATTATTGTGTGCTTTCTTGTAGTCTTAATTCTGCAAAGACAGATGCTCGTATCTGTTCGCAGCATTTCGATACTTTCACGCCCTTTGATTTGGCTTGGCATTCTGAAAGAGGCAATGCAATTAGATGTTGACATGGCCATGTTCTCTGTGGTATCAACTCAGCTGTCTTCTTGGATACAGCAATGAGCTTGAGCCTTCTTTCTGTTTTGCTCCCTAGTTTGATGTTTGCATGCCTAGTTTCCCGGGCATTCGCCACAGAGCATTTCAGTTGGCATGCTGATAAGTTTGCTTCACACTCCGCCATTCTGGTTACGGGAATTCGGAATAGTGTGATTGTAATGGACAACCGTGTACTgtgcatacatatatacatactgtgCATCCAGTGTTTTACGATTAGTCTAGCATTCCTGAAAGAGGCAATGCAAATCAGATGGTGACATGGTCATGTTCTCCGTGATATCATCTCAGCTGTCTTTCTTGGATATGCCGATAGGTTTTATTAGCATTCTGGTTGTCGGAATTCAGAACAGTGTGATTAATGGACACTGACTAAATATATTCATACTACTTGGAGGAGAACATATTAAGATCTACATTTCGCCAGTGTTGGGGATAGCATTGACAACCACACGAAACAAAAGTACTAGTATGCAGTGTATCTTATCTTATATCTTTGATGCAATTAGACTTAGGATGTTGCTTTCAGAACTCGGAACAGGGGATCGATTACTGAACTCACTGTTGTTCTTTTGAGCAGCCTCCTCGTAACAGCAGAGGCTTTGCAATGCCTGTGGAGCCTTGCTCTGGCCGCCGTTGACGTCTATGCACTTCTTGTCAAGCGCGCCTTCCGGACACCTCGAGCTACCACCATATATTCCATTGGGGACTGGGTAAGTCGCACATTTTCTCAGGCACCTCAAAGGAAACAGCCAACATTTTCTCAGGCACCTCAAAGGAAACAGCCATCTGTCGTTCCCTTGGACTCCCTGCACTAAAACTATTTCACATACCTGAACAAGCAAAGTATTTTCTCATGTTCATCTGCAGGTCACTGGAGCACTGACCTTTGCTGCAGCGAGCGGATCGGCAGGCATCACCATTCTCATCAACAACGACCTGATGATGTGCGCGGAGAACCACTGCCCGAGCTTCATGGCCTCCACCTCCATGGCTTTCTTCACCTGGTTTGCTATCGCGCCATCCTGCCTCTTTAACCTCATGACGGCGGTCTACCGAGTGCAGAGGGCGTAGTTTGTGGGGCTGTTTGACGAACTAGGTGGCACATCTAATTATATAATTGTACTTACGACCGAGATGCGATGGACATATGTTCGTCGAATAGCGTATATTATCGACATTTCTGTAGTAATTAGGGAATAGCTTTGATGCTCGGAAGGGTGGTTGTGAAGCTCTGCATTTTATTTTCTGCAGCGTATGCATGTATGCCTTCTTATTATGTGAGGCTGGGCTGGTGGTTGTGAACTGGAGATGAACTAACTAATGGGCTACTTTGTAGAGCTCAAGGTTGCTGATGAGATATTATATCCGATTCTATTTTGTGTTTTTTATGGATATCTGGATCTTAGGCCCTGAGATTACTTGTATAGCGCCATTGTCGCTTACAAGCACCTGATTATCAATTTATTCAGTAGGCCCTTGGTTGTTCTTGTAAATAGAAATCTCAGGGCCTTGGTATGTTAGTCCCCATTGGTCAGAGTTTTTTCTCAGGATGTTAGTGCCAATAGATGTTGATGCCAGTAGATCAATTTTCGGCTGAAAACCATCTTACAAGGCATTTGCTGCTGTGCTGATCTGAACAAAATGGAATCTGAAGGCTAAGATACCGGTTCATGACAACCCGACTTCCGCAATGAAGCTGAGACTGAAAATGTTCTTACTCAGTCAGGGAAATCTGCTGGTGTGATGAAGAAAAAGCACAATTTGTTACATAGTATGATACAAAAGATTTGATTCATGAATTCAATCCAAGGCGGCACAAATGTAAGAAGGCTAGCCACTGTGGTTTCTACTCCTGTCAGAAGCTTCCTCTGCAGGTACATTTGTGGAGAAGATGCATTACAATGGCAAAAGGTAAACAGCAAAACCAAAATGGCACGACGAATCATCATGAGCGATGATCGAATCACTTTAACTGGTCCATGCTCAAACCTAGGAGGGTTCGTCGGGTTTCTTGAAACCCCTTGCATTAGACTTGCCTGCCTTTTCTGGTAATACCTGAATGGCCCACTTACCAGCAGCATTCCAACCATGAGGACCTGCAAAGGACATGCTTTGGGATTCAGACTCACATGCAAAAATTGATGTAAAACTCGTCTTGGATAACTGTGAAGATAACAATAAATGAAAACCGAGAAGAAATCAGGTTATCAAGAAATGTGATGTGACTAGTAACAATCATGTCAGTTTTGCGACAAGCAGAACATATGGTTCACTTTCCTAAGCTAAGAGTACATAAGCAGCCTTTAAGTTTTAACTGGAGAAGTAGAAGTTTCAATCTTCAGAAGTAACTGGGATTCACAGAAGCACAGTCTGCATTTCATCCCTCCGAAATCCACTGCCACAAACCGAACAAAAGATCTGTGTATTCACTCTCGCTTATGTGTGAGATAAAAGCCCAGTTCTGAAGAAGAAAAAACACTTACACAAGATTGTCACTTTCTCAACAATTTTTGTAAGATATTTCACAGTTTATTAGACTTTTTAGCCGAAGACTATGCTATAGGAACAAGAAATTGATGGCAAGGGTAATACATCATGCAATCTTTACATTAAGAACCAAATGCTACAGGAACAAGAAACCGATGGTAGGGGGTGATACCTCATgcaatattttttttctttatagCAATAACTGAAAAAGGTTTTAATAATATCAATACCCTGAAACCAAGAATAGATAACTTCTCTTCATCCTCCATTGGTACACAACTCCTGTAAGTAACATAATGTTTTGGGCCACCTGGCGTGGACGTCTCAGCCAACACCTTTGTTTGCTTGGTCTTGTTCTCTTGTTTTGTATACCATTTTGTACTTGTAAACATTCCAAAGGCAAATGGTAGCCAGTCTCGCTGTAACAGTACTTTTCATCATTCTAtaaattactccctctgttcctaaaaaattgtctttctagatatttcaacaagtgactacatatggagcaaaataactaaatctacactttaaaatatgtctatatacatccgtatgtggtagtccatttgaaatctctaaaaagacaaatatttagaaacggagggagtagaaggcaattttttgacatgttagtaagcTTTAAGAGAATCAATATACAAAATGTCATTTCAGTATCTGATAATGTAGTTCTTGCATAATGGtaactaagagcatctacaaccggacttggTAGATCCAACCCCTCAAACGCTCCCGAACGCGCCCGGATGCGTCCACGGACAATAACCGGTCACCCCTCAAAAAAGCATTCCACATCCGGATACCCCGgtttcatacatattgatgtattactttgtTAGGTCttgatgaataattaataaaatggctgcatgcatcatcctgatgtagaggccgggggtcatccttttCGGAAAAAAATGTGAGCAGTAGTTAGCTAGATAGCTTTTGCCAGAGTCACTTCAGGTTGGTGACCTGAAGGTAGATAGATAGATAGCACTTTCTTGGTGATGGTTTTATAATCTTGGTGTGAAAAAATGGTTTATGAAATCAATAAACTTGAAATTTTGAATCAGTGATCGTTTGTAGCCCCATAAGAAATGAAGACAAGAGTGTTTGATTCTAGACAGAGGGAGAGCATTTTCTCAATAATCAAGAGATTTTGTGCCGCCTCTCAAAAGGAATGAGGAGAGATAATAGAGGAGATGGTCTTTTTTTTCCTATGGACCTGAGCTCATAAGAATGCATTACAATTACTAGAAGTTTACAAGACCGAACTTGAAATTCCTAAAAATTCTATGAAAATCCATTTGAAAATCCGCGACCAAAGGATGCCCTTGATTAACATGTTTTAATATGCATGGCCGTACCTAAAGAAGTTCATGATGTATTTACAAAAATTAAAAATTATGCTCCGCACATAGAGAAACAAATTACGAAATTACTTTTTTTAATCATATGGCTTAacagttttttttagaaaaagaggatggctcccggcctctgcatctgggcgatgcatatggccactttattaattattctcagaagaccttacaaagccatacaacagcaagactaaatccaccgtctaagcaacaattaTCGCTACACCTAttcaattgatgaaggggcgcagatagtctgggcctaataccaaacaaacatcgcagccaaacctaaacatctaagacctgaggtcccaatcaggacgtctgccgggtatggggcacctaccagtccggcgcacccctcaaccaggacgcctgccgggtatgaggccgcagccacctgccaccaatccatcttcagtgttgtactgcTACATCAACCTTGTCCGGTCtaactgccgtcgacgccaccacgacgccagacagcgccacCTCCCTGCGCGAGttcatctccgcgcatcggactCCGAATCTCCACAGCGCCACGCCGCCAagatccgccgccatcaatgtATAAGATGAAGTACCACTCCACCAAAGAAACCGTCCTCTGTTCTTCGAGCCCGTGTGTACCTCCATGAATGATGCCCCCAAGGGGGAAAAGACACCAGAGCGCCACcatcatccgatcaactgatctagggtttcccccggaggtagcagagagtgaccttgaacttctccacggcgatgccttcaagaagggaacgacacagacagtgccgccaccgccggcctttgCAGTAGTCAAAAGCAAGTTTTCACTCAGATctgttcgaagaagcttcatctctCGTGCACGGGCCGCCGTGTCCTGCAACGTCCCCGGGAGCGGGAtcccaagatccgccaccaccgacGCCGCCACAAGGACCCACCACCCGACCGTCATCCCTGAAGGGGATGACGCCATCACCGTGCTCGGATCCAGCATCACGCCAACGCCTTCGACCGCCCCCAATCAGATCGGTGAAGGAGGATAGCCAACACGAGCGCCCACCACCGCTTAGGACCGCCGGACGGCGCCCGAGCCCGACCACCCGAAGGAGAACCGATCTGGGGCGGGAAACCCCAGATCCGCCGCTGCCAGCCCCCGCAGCGCCGCCGGGATCCCATCGGGCCGTCGCCCGAGCGCGCCAACTCCGCCTCCATGCTGTACGCCCAGGGATACCGATGCATCTTAGCCAGAGGATCCCCTCGTGAAGAAAGGAGGAAGGCCCGCCGTCCGCCGTCCGCCGGGCAAGCTTCGCTCGCCGACCTCCTTcggcggcagcggggaagaaggggaggagggaggtcgagggcggcggcggttgggGCGCCCGAGTCGCCCCCTGGAGGCTTAACAGTAACACCGCGTTGTTTAACATCATGCGGAAGTACTTCAATGGTCATAAATTACTTCAATGTTGCCACGTAGGTTGGATGGTGTGCTCATGCTTTCCGTTATTTAAAATGCAAATATCTAGTTATTCACGTAGGAACCCCGTGCATGagggacaactaattaaccaaaataGACGGGTGCGTGAAACTACAATGTACATATTATTTTTATTCCGTGATGGAACTACGATGAATTGAACGACTGAGCTAGAACGATAGATCGAGACGTGAAATGAATACATGAAGTTTCTCCGAAGAGTGTCTTCAATAATTTGAGAGGCTGCTGATGCATTAGATATGTTAGATAATAAGGAAAAATAAATGAGACAAAGAGACACGAATTTTTACGTGAAAACCCTTGCGGAAGAAAACCACGGAcacacgaaggcgcaatcactatgagggaggagtattacaagcacgagacgacaaaccgtctgaggtgcgactacatggggtatataagagggcaatacatgagagtccttggaggacaagtaaacgagttgtactcgtacgcgtcgacgtcaacgcaaaggcCCATACCGGTTGTACTAAGTCTAGTCCAACATGgtataatttggatcacaatttaacaatctccaccttgatccaaattCTCCCAAGTAGTCGAAGAAAGTagataactccatccaaatcagcatacaccttgtgcgtcaaagtccataggactagtgagaaataccaactaaacctgagcaaagctcaaacttattggtcggaactggctttgtcatcatatcaacaggattatcatgagtacttatcttgcataccttcaaatcaccttcagcaacaacatctcgaatatagtgatatctgatatcaatgtgctttgttctctcatgGTACATTGGATTCTTGGTAAGATATATAGCACTTTGACTGTCACTAAACacggtagggcaagatgaatctccacaaagctcagtaTACAAACCtttcaaccagatagcttctttgcatgcctcagaaatagccatatactcggcatcagtagtggaacaagccacaatagactaCAAAGTTGCTttccaactcacagcacaaccaccgatgatgaaaacataacctgtgagtgatcttctcttatccaaatcaccagcaaaatcagaatcaacaaaaccaacaagtccatctccagttttcccaaactgtaaataagcattagaagtaccacgtaggtatctgaaaatccactgaactgctttccaatgctcttttccaggattagctagtatctactgacaacactcaatgcatatgataagtcaggacgagaacaaaccatgtcatacataagtgaaccaactgcacttgaatagggaactctagacatgtactcaatatctgcatctgacttaggacataaagctgatgacaatttgaagtgtgcagctaacggtgtactcaccggcttggcattatgcatattaaaacgacgaagaactttatcaatatatcccttctgacttagatatacttttccagacgatctatctctggatatttccattccaagaattttctttgctgcacccaaatccttcatctcaaattcattactcaattgcttctttagttcattaatctccgacatactctttgcagcaataagcatatcatcaacataaaggagcaaataaatagttgaaccattgacagttttcaaataaacacaactatcataattagaccttttgaaaccttgagagagcataaaggtgtcaaatctcttgtaccactatataggggattgcttcaatccataaagagatttctttaacttgcagacaagcttttcttttccaggaataacaaaacctttaggttgttccatataaatatcctcttctaattctccatgtaagaatgcagttttaacatccaattgttcaagctcaagatcatgcattgcaacaatactgagtaaagtgcgaatagagctatgcttcacaacaggagaaaagacttcgttatagtcaatacctgaaatctggctataacctttagcaactaaccttgctttatatcttgtctcatcattaggagaagcaccttctttcctcttgaaaacccacttgcaacgaataggtttcttctctctaggcaattttactaaatcccaagtgccattcttttcaagtgattccatctcatca
Above is a window of Triticum dicoccoides isolate Atlit2015 ecotype Zavitan chromosome 5B, WEW_v2.0, whole genome shotgun sequence DNA encoding:
- the LOC119311608 gene encoding CASP-like protein 5A3, yielding MQNILGWLAHGGAVQLPRASHPVVHPAPPPPVPDAPPQPQGQGPPPAPAPAPAPAPAPAPAAEGEIQEVAPAAAADGQGQAVAPAPAPAAAAEVEDANANAPPPGVVMVDLMGAPGTRWGLGTRLVQALLAAAAMGFMASTDDFSEVTAFRLLVTAEALQCLWSLALAAVDVYALLVKRAFRTPRATTIYSIGDWVTGALTFAAASGSAGITILINNDLMMCAENHCPSFMASTSMAFFTWFAIAPSCLFNLMTAVYRVQRA